The Methanoregula boonei 6A8 genome has a window encoding:
- the cysE gene encoding serine O-acetyltransferase: protein MVFDRLREDIQAIFSKDPAARSTVEVLFCYPGLHALWIHRRAHWLWSHGLKFWGRLVSHINRFLTGIEIHPGATIGRRVVIDHGMGIVIGETAEVGDDVLIYMGVVLGGTALENVKRHPSIEAGVTLGSGAIVLGPIIIGKGAKVGAGSVVVRSVPPGATVVGVPGRIAGLDRGMEEEIAGEVLPDPVLRVASRLLERQNQFEERLRLIEQAQPAPASPSVQKELIWELQIRDALREVIDPEVGLDIIDLGLVKAVRVKGTSVEIDLVLACSGCPLSDHLSEQVKLKALGVNGIEHVTVNVLNEPWRRDGAKKRENTGPG from the coding sequence ATGGTTTTTGACCGGCTGCGGGAGGATATACAGGCCATTTTTTCCAAGGATCCGGCGGCCCGTTCTACCGTCGAAGTGCTCTTCTGTTATCCCGGACTCCATGCGCTCTGGATTCACCGCAGGGCACATTGGCTCTGGTCTCACGGTTTAAAATTCTGGGGGCGTTTGGTTTCCCATATCAACCGGTTCCTGACGGGGATTGAGATCCATCCGGGCGCTACGATCGGCCGCCGTGTGGTTATTGACCATGGCATGGGTATTGTTATCGGCGAAACTGCCGAAGTTGGCGACGATGTCCTGATTTATATGGGTGTTGTGCTTGGCGGGACAGCGCTTGAAAATGTCAAACGCCACCCTTCTATCGAGGCTGGAGTGACGCTGGGATCCGGTGCCATTGTTCTTGGCCCTATCATTATTGGCAAAGGCGCAAAAGTAGGGGCCGGATCCGTTGTGGTCAGGTCAGTTCCCCCTGGGGCAACCGTAGTCGGGGTCCCGGGCAGGATTGCCGGATTGGATCGGGGTATGGAGGAGGAAATCGCCGGCGAGGTACTTCCCGACCCGGTGCTCCGTGTGGCCAGCCGGTTGCTGGAGCGGCAGAACCAGTTTGAAGAGCGGCTCCGCCTCATAGAACAGGCACAACCGGCTCCGGCCTCACCCTCAGTCCAGAAAGAACTGATCTGGGAACTCCAGATTCGCGATGCATTGCGCGAAGTAATCGATCCGGAAGTGGGCCTTGACATCATCGATCTCGGTCTGGTCAAAGCGGTCCGGGTAAAAGGTACCAGCGTGGAGATCGATCTGGTTCTTGCCTGTAGCGGCTGCCCCCTTTCGGATCACCTGTCGGAACAGGTGAAACTTAAGGCTCTTGGTGTCAATGGTATCGAGCACGTGACGGTCAACGTTCTCAACGAGCCATGGAGGCGTGATGGGGCAAAAAAGCGGGAAAACACCGGACCGGGATAA
- a CDS encoding YcaO-related McrA-glycine thioamidation protein, with protein MRISSCKKTYSNETQRAVPLAETLARIEPKIPVAGITRVAEITGLDRIGIPVFSCIRPTAEDGAITVYNGKGATVEESRISGIMEGIERYSSEIHDRKVRLDTYEMLKDREPVINPADLILPAETQPGHVLPWVEGWDIANDEQLLVPAQAVFHPLPRNFRQIFRTSTNGLASGNTREEAIFHALCEVIERDAWSLVEATRDTGPSVVNISDPMLADMQKKFADAQVDVIVRDITSDIGIPTMAAVADDVLLKDPSLLTIGIGTHSNARIAVMRALTEVAQSRLTQIHGAREDTITAELRKKMGYDRAKRINGYWFKDNGYVDYAALRSFDSDDFARDIRVVIEALKKQDLNRVIVVDLTREEVGIPVVRVIVPGLEVYAMDPERRGERLRHAKNHRLSRAKS; from the coding sequence ATGCGTATTTCCTCCTGCAAGAAGACTTACAGCAACGAGACCCAGCGTGCCGTACCGCTCGCAGAGACCCTTGCACGCATAGAGCCGAAGATCCCCGTTGCCGGCATCACCCGGGTAGCAGAGATCACGGGTCTTGACAGGATCGGTATTCCTGTCTTCTCCTGCATCCGGCCGACAGCAGAGGATGGGGCGATCACGGTATACAATGGAAAAGGCGCAACCGTGGAGGAGTCGCGAATCTCCGGGATAATGGAAGGGATCGAACGGTATTCTTCCGAAATTCATGATCGAAAAGTCCGGCTTGATACCTATGAGATGCTTAAAGACCGGGAACCTGTGATAAATCCTGCAGATCTTATCCTTCCGGCAGAAACACAGCCCGGGCATGTACTTCCCTGGGTCGAGGGATGGGATATTGCCAACGATGAGCAGCTTCTTGTCCCGGCCCAAGCTGTATTCCACCCGCTTCCGAGAAATTTCCGTCAGATCTTCCGCACATCCACCAACGGTCTCGCCTCGGGAAATACCCGGGAAGAGGCAATCTTTCACGCGCTTTGCGAAGTGATCGAACGGGATGCATGGTCTCTGGTGGAAGCCACCCGCGATACCGGGCCATCAGTAGTAAATATCAGCGATCCGATGCTTGCGGATATGCAGAAGAAGTTTGCCGATGCGCAGGTGGATGTGATCGTGCGGGATATCACAAGCGACATCGGCATTCCCACGATGGCAGCGGTTGCAGATGATGTGCTCCTTAAAGATCCCTCGTTGCTCACCATTGGGATCGGCACCCATAGCAATGCACGAATCGCGGTGATGCGGGCACTCACTGAGGTAGCACAGAGCCGGCTTACCCAGATCCACGGGGCACGGGAGGATACAATAACCGCCGAGCTCAGGAAGAAGATGGGCTATGACCGGGCGAAAAGGATCAACGGTTACTGGTTCAAGGATAACGGATATGTGGACTATGCGGCTCTACGATCGTTTGACAGTGACGATTTTGCACGGGATATCCGGGTTGTCATAGAAGCGCTCAAAAAACAGGATCTGAACCGGGTAATCGTGGTGGATCTGACCCGGGAAGAGGTGGGAATCCCGGTGGTCAGGGTAATTGTGCCCGGTCTTGAGGTGTATGCCATGGATCCGGAGCGCAGAGGAGAGCGGCTGAGACATGCCAAAAACCATCGTCTTTCTCGGGCCAAGTCTTGA
- a CDS encoding TfuA-related McrA-glycine thioamidation protein: MPKTIVFLGPSLDRTSAEKILPAEYRLPAKRGDILAAVDAGATIIGLIDGVFHQDSAVAHREILTAVKRGVVVVGASSMGALRAAEMDTLGMIGIGKIYQMYKEGTLISDDEVALVFDPISGYALSEPLINIRCTLKRAETAGIITAADHAAFLAAARSVFYPQRTYPKIVSVAGGVIDVDTRERFLAYTEATPADQKKEDAIAAIEYIRTLKKGV, translated from the coding sequence ATGCCAAAAACCATCGTCTTTCTCGGGCCAAGTCTTGATCGGACTTCTGCGGAAAAAATCCTCCCTGCAGAGTACCGGCTACCCGCAAAACGGGGTGATATCCTCGCCGCCGTCGATGCCGGTGCCACAATCATTGGTTTGATTGACGGGGTATTTCACCAGGATTCCGCGGTTGCCCACCGGGAGATCCTCACCGCTGTAAAAAGGGGCGTTGTGGTGGTCGGGGCGTCCAGCATGGGTGCACTGCGGGCTGCAGAGATGGACACATTAGGAATGATTGGTATCGGTAAAATCTATCAGATGTATAAGGAAGGCACACTTATTTCTGATGACGAAGTTGCATTGGTCTTTGATCCGATCTCTGGATACGCGCTCTCAGAACCTCTCATTAACATCCGCTGTACACTTAAACGGGCAGAAACTGCAGGTATCATAACCGCAGCGGACCATGCTGCCTTTCTTGCCGCAGCCCGTTCAGTCTTCTACCCGCAGCGAACATACCCAAAAATTGTATCTGTAGCTGGTGGGGTAATCGATGTCGATACCCGGGAACGGTTCCTCGCCTATACTGAGGCTACTCCGGCCGACCAGAAAAAGGAGGATGCGATCGCTGCAATCGAATATATCCGCACGCTCAAAAAGGGAGTTTAA
- a CDS encoding DNA polymerase subunit beta, producing the protein MLPIRLRDFVEDPDGWIYAVSTYDNDRNVGCVLRYVPDSQGDRVNPAGQRYHKYDFEDAYARIAREKPAYAGLVQRIPVTDLRRVLKPDVEIYRIATSHDRVRKLLHLFDLPQGTIGCTGSLLCGLDNETSDIDMVVYGRHWFDAQAQVKRGIDEGKIEGMSQDMWRKVYKKRKPEIPFEAFVLHEQRKWNRGQIDGTYFDILYTRTYNDCKGVPAGKGEILGKETIEARVTDASLAFDNPAVYSVKHESVSKVLSFTHTYSGQALPGETIEACGVVEQHGHERWLIVGTTREARGEYIISKTLLGR; encoded by the coding sequence GTGCTCCCTATCCGCCTGCGTGATTTTGTTGAGGATCCTGACGGCTGGATCTACGCCGTCTCCACGTATGACAATGACCGTAATGTCGGGTGTGTTCTCAGGTACGTGCCGGACAGCCAGGGAGACCGGGTAAACCCGGCCGGCCAGAGGTACCACAAGTACGATTTTGAAGACGCCTATGCGCGGATCGCACGCGAGAAACCGGCCTATGCCGGGTTGGTTCAGCGTATACCGGTTACCGATCTGCGCAGGGTATTAAAACCGGATGTGGAGATTTACCGGATAGCCACATCACATGATCGGGTCAGGAAACTGCTGCATCTTTTCGACCTCCCCCAGGGAACGATAGGCTGCACCGGCTCACTCCTGTGCGGTCTCGATAATGAGACCTCGGATATCGACATGGTAGTATACGGCAGGCACTGGTTTGATGCGCAGGCGCAGGTCAAACGCGGCATTGACGAGGGAAAGATCGAGGGCATGTCACAGGATATGTGGCGGAAAGTGTACAAAAAACGTAAACCGGAAATCCCCTTTGAGGCCTTTGTGCTTCATGAACAGCGGAAGTGGAACCGGGGGCAGATCGATGGCACCTACTTTGATATCCTGTATACCCGGACTTATAATGATTGCAAAGGGGTTCCTGCCGGGAAAGGCGAAATCCTGGGAAAAGAGACGATCGAAGCGCGGGTAACCGATGCGTCGCTTGCCTTTGATAACCCGGCGGTCTACTCTGTTAAACATGAATCCGTGAGTAAGGTTCTTTCGTTCACGCATACATACAGCGGCCAGGCCCTTCCCGGCGAAACCATCGAAGCCTGCGGCGTAGTGGAGCAGCACGGACATGAGCGCTGGCTCATTGTTGGCACGACCCGGGAAGCGCGAGGGGAATATATTATATCAAAAACACTGCTCGGACGGTAA
- a CDS encoding nitrogen regulation protein NR(II) — translation MTTTTNPEKREDGKLSAILTPSVDQSNDILSLMGAVVRMSVIPQFLIDRSHSVIAWNRALEESTGISGEEISGTPRSWTAFYETKRPCLADLLVDDATKDLSIWYRDKWAESDCVERSYEAIDFFPRLGKKGKWLHFTAVPILDGNGVILGCIESFEDLTSLKMMERSFLLSQKKLHLMNNIVWHEIENKITSIRGYIEFSKEIVKNESCMKCFEAEENLLRKIHALLQFTRDYQKLGTQHPCWVNVGRAIQSVFSLMETGSLSMDAEAHALEIFGDPALEIMLAYLVKNTLANGKSAPEVRISFAEVKEGLQLTYGDNSAGIPLTRKNNLFKEEIVNASNFSLKLIHDTLEYSGMSIRETGDPDLGLRFEILIPKGAYRFNRAHC, via the coding sequence ATGACCACGACGACAAATCCGGAAAAACGGGAAGATGGCAAATTATCTGCAATCCTGACCCCCTCCGTGGATCAGAGCAACGACATTCTCTCCCTCATGGGTGCCGTCGTACGAATGTCTGTCATCCCGCAATTTCTCATAGATCGCAGTCACTCGGTTATTGCCTGGAACCGGGCGCTGGAAGAATCCACCGGGATCTCCGGAGAAGAGATATCCGGGACGCCGCGGTCTTGGACGGCATTTTACGAAACAAAAAGGCCCTGTCTTGCTGATCTACTGGTAGATGATGCAACAAAAGACCTAAGCATCTGGTACCGTGACAAATGGGCGGAATCCGATTGCGTTGAACGATCCTATGAAGCCATTGATTTTTTCCCCCGCTTGGGAAAGAAGGGCAAATGGTTGCATTTTACCGCGGTTCCTATCCTAGACGGAAACGGGGTGATCCTTGGATGTATCGAAAGCTTTGAAGATCTTACTTCCCTCAAAATGATGGAGCGTTCATTCCTGCTTTCCCAAAAAAAACTCCATCTGATGAATAATATTGTCTGGCATGAGATAGAAAACAAGATCACAAGCATACGCGGGTACATCGAATTTTCAAAAGAGATCGTGAAAAATGAATCGTGCATGAAGTGTTTTGAAGCAGAGGAGAACCTGCTGCGGAAAATCCATGCTCTCCTCCAGTTTACAAGGGATTACCAGAAGCTCGGTACGCAACATCCCTGCTGGGTGAATGTGGGGAGGGCGATCCAATCAGTTTTCTCTTTAATGGAGACCGGATCTCTTTCGATGGATGCCGAGGCACATGCGCTGGAGATCTTTGGAGACCCCGCACTTGAGATAATGTTAGCCTATCTGGTGAAAAATACCCTGGCAAACGGGAAATCTGCACCGGAAGTCAGGATCAGTTTTGCGGAAGTAAAGGAAGGCCTTCAGCTCACCTATGGGGACAATAGCGCCGGCATTCCCCTTACAAGGAAGAACAATCTGTTCAAAGAAGAGATCGTGAATGCCAGCAACTTTTCCCTGAAACTCATCCATGACACCCTTGAATATTCCGGTATGAGCATACGGGAAACCGGTGACCCGGACCTGGGTTTGCGCTTCGAAATTCTTATTCCCAAAGGTGCATACCGATTTAACCGGGCCCACTGCTAG
- a CDS encoding DUF5612 domain-containing protein has translation MDAQPERCAMRIIAENTSGVLRDIATVIAGHGANILMINQEIFDSGPYAGLGELYLEYEPGPDREKLVRDLEAIKSVRDVKNFQPFGDIFGSRVIIIGGGAQVAQVALGAVNEADRHNIRGERISVDTIPLVGERTLALAVDAVSRLPRASILVLAGSIMGGEISKAVDRVREAGIPVIALKMAGTVPEHADLVVTDPIQAGVFAVMQVSSKAVFDINRVRGREF, from the coding sequence ATGGACGCGCAACCTGAACGCTGTGCAATGCGAATCATTGCGGAGAATACCAGTGGTGTTCTGCGGGATATCGCGACAGTTATTGCCGGCCATGGGGCAAATATCCTCATGATAAATCAGGAAATCTTTGATTCCGGCCCCTATGCCGGTCTTGGAGAACTCTATCTTGAGTACGAACCGGGTCCTGATCGGGAAAAGCTGGTGCGCGATCTTGAAGCAATAAAATCGGTCCGGGACGTAAAAAATTTCCAGCCATTTGGGGATATATTCGGTTCCCGGGTGATCATTATTGGTGGCGGGGCGCAGGTTGCTCAGGTGGCACTAGGTGCAGTAAATGAAGCGGACCGGCATAACATCCGGGGCGAGCGCATATCAGTTGATACAATCCCACTGGTGGGCGAACGTACACTTGCCCTTGCGGTTGACGCAGTCTCGCGACTCCCCCGCGCATCGATTCTCGTGCTCGCCGGTTCGATCATGGGTGGCGAAATCTCAAAAGCGGTAGATCGGGTGAGGGAAGCCGGTATTCCGGTCATTGCCCTCAAGATGGCGGGAACCGTACCGGAGCATGCCGATCTTGTAGTTACCGATCCAATCCAGGCCGGCGTATTTGCCGTGATGCAAGTGAGCAGCAAGGCAGTTTTCGATATTAACCGGGTCCGTGGCAGGGAATTCTAA
- a CDS encoding FHA domain-containing protein has protein sequence MDPADKSPTIVVEDTEDSLDELSEYLDVLSSSARLRIVKFLEKKPRDARAISHEIETSYENTKKHLDKLMSIGVIKKEAGLGSPTSKGIHPVWQYSLVPGGLESIIRNLGLFSNTRVQIIGGEISRRLESVKNTLSKEVLGNVPAVIILGGHDDGKTFLLRNDGVRVGRSDPERPAGATGDSDVEISGSYTAVTRISKPHGRFLQRKDGWYYEDCGSTGGSMLNNARLERNTPVQIHDGDLLELAKGPAGTKMLLIIPKSP, from the coding sequence ATGGACCCGGCAGACAAGTCTCCCACAATTGTCGTTGAGGATACGGAGGATTCTCTCGATGAACTCTCGGAATATCTCGATGTTTTATCGAGCAGCGCCCGATTGAGGATTGTTAAGTTTCTCGAAAAGAAACCCCGGGATGCGCGGGCTATCTCCCATGAGATTGAGACCAGCTATGAAAATACCAAGAAACATCTGGACAAACTCATGAGTATTGGTGTGATAAAAAAGGAGGCTGGTTTAGGCTCCCCGACGTCCAAAGGGATTCACCCGGTCTGGCAGTATTCTCTTGTCCCAGGAGGTCTTGAATCCATTATCCGGAATCTCGGACTCTTCTCCAACACCAGAGTCCAGATTATCGGTGGGGAAATATCACGTCGGCTGGAATCGGTCAAAAATACTCTCTCCAAGGAAGTGCTCGGGAATGTTCCCGCAGTAATTATCCTTGGCGGTCATGATGATGGCAAAACATTCCTGTTGAGGAACGACGGAGTACGGGTCGGGCGCAGCGATCCCGAACGCCCCGCCGGGGCAACCGGAGACAGCGATGTTGAAATTTCCGGATCCTATACTGCGGTCACCCGGATCTCAAAACCTCACGGCAGATTCCTCCAGAGAAAAGACGGATGGTATTATGAAGATTGTGGGAGTACCGGTGGATCGATGCTGAACAATGCGCGACTGGAGCGCAATACCCCCGTCCAGATTCACGATGGCGATCTGCTGGAACTGGCAAAAGGCCCGGCCGGGACAAAGATGCTGTTAATTATCCCCAAAAGCCCATAA
- a CDS encoding helix-turn-helix transcriptional regulator — MILLNNGPKEWDEIKQILKVTSTGMLPQVKILEEEHLIERAGKQFSLTSMGRVLTAHMTPLIRTMDVFDKNKKFWQDHNLDALPIELLMDIGDLGNYQILETADEEIFGISAFLDNINKARTLTGISHTVHPRFPDFFLNLAKKRVKMSLILTPGVFKIIQEKYRHLLNEGLKLKSADVYVLKEDVKFSNITTDTYFSLSLFYNNGVFDSKHDVISYDPSAREWGNRLFSYYLNRAEKIEADD; from the coding sequence TTGATCCTCTTAAATAACGGCCCAAAAGAATGGGATGAAATTAAACAGATTCTAAAAGTCACGTCCACCGGCATGCTCCCCCAGGTTAAAATTCTTGAGGAAGAGCACCTGATTGAGAGAGCAGGAAAACAATTTTCTCTCACATCTATGGGAAGAGTCCTCACTGCCCATATGACCCCGCTTATCAGAACGATGGATGTATTTGACAAGAACAAAAAGTTTTGGCAGGATCATAATCTTGACGCACTTCCGATTGAGCTTTTAATGGATATCGGAGATCTGGGAAATTACCAGATCCTGGAAACAGCAGATGAGGAAATATTCGGTATAAGCGCTTTTCTGGATAACATAAACAAGGCAAGGACGCTCACCGGCATATCCCATACCGTGCATCCGAGATTCCCGGATTTTTTCCTGAATCTTGCCAAGAAGCGGGTGAAAATGTCCCTGATCCTGACACCCGGCGTTTTTAAAATTATTCAGGAGAAATACCGGCATCTGCTCAATGAAGGATTGAAACTCAAATCCGCGGATGTGTATGTGTTAAAAGAAGACGTCAAATTCTCAAATATTACCACGGATACCTATTTTTCTTTGTCCTTATTCTATAATAACGGGGTATTTGACTCCAAACACGATGTCATCAGTTATGATCCTTCCGCCCGTGAATGGGGGAACCGTCTCTTTTCTTATTACCTTAACAGAGCGGAAAAAATTGAGGCGGATGATTAG
- a CDS encoding UbiA family prenyltransferase: protein MSIFGNPTFRLLNSSTVVAIGGGLRLHIAFLLAGLAVQIPEYCACALIIYATYTLDRALDCKEDAINKPSLIGANGRIGILACIVAFLLGTFLFVRDGIYLAPFFPFIVGYIYTRGLQIGPYAFKLKGGAGIKNIIIGISWGGAIALVVSRYCGSIATVGVIFLFFGLKLFVTSCVNDFKDVRGDVAAGIHTLPAYLGENLTKKVLVIIIVALHIVMAYAVFFHVIQNEWIIIVYSFVITSSFLLVYSSSFEKSSLIICRRLREIVIYWESAITLVIRSCIMA, encoded by the coding sequence ATGTCAATCTTTGGCAACCCAACCTTTCGGCTTCTGAATTCATCAACAGTAGTTGCAATAGGAGGAGGGCTCCGGCTGCACATCGCCTTTCTCCTTGCAGGTCTCGCAGTTCAGATACCCGAATATTGCGCCTGTGCCCTGATCATTTATGCTACTTATACCCTTGATCGGGCGCTCGATTGTAAAGAAGATGCAATCAACAAACCCTCACTTATAGGTGCAAATGGCAGAATAGGGATCCTTGCCTGCATTGTTGCATTTCTTCTGGGTACCTTTCTCTTTGTACGCGACGGGATTTACCTGGCACCCTTTTTCCCGTTCATTGTCGGGTATATTTACACAAGAGGTCTACAAATCGGACCTTATGCATTCAAACTCAAAGGTGGAGCCGGGATAAAAAATATTATCATCGGCATAAGCTGGGGAGGAGCGATCGCACTTGTCGTAAGCCGTTACTGCGGCAGTATTGCAACTGTCGGTGTGATCTTCCTTTTCTTTGGACTAAAACTGTTTGTCACTTCATGTGTGAATGATTTCAAAGATGTTCGCGGTGATGTGGCTGCCGGCATTCACACGCTCCCTGCATATCTTGGAGAGAATCTGACAAAAAAAGTCCTGGTGATCATTATTGTTGCGCTTCACATCGTGATGGCTTATGCAGTGTTTTTCCATGTTATCCAGAATGAATGGATTATAATCGTGTACAGTTTCGTAATTACCTCATCCTTCCTTCTTGTATACTCATCATCATTTGAAAAAAGCTCGCTAATTATCTGCCGGAGGCTTCGAGAAATCGTTATTTACTGGGAATCGGCCATAACACTGGTAATCCGGTCATGTATAATGGCCTAA
- a CDS encoding L-threonylcarbamoyladenylate synthase, whose translation MDIIERAVSVLTHDGLIVYPTDTLYGLGADAFSDEALEKVYEAKKRDLSKPISIAVSDFEMLAAVSHTTPFAEEFIERFLPGPVTVIVPVRKMLPEILSGGTGMIGIRIPAHGVALQIIEKFDAPITATSANLSGGKDPQTPEECTVPRDLFVDGGRLAGKPSTVVDLTKKEIVRRGAEADAIEAFLRSG comes from the coding sequence ATGGATATTATCGAGCGCGCAGTCTCGGTACTGACACACGATGGCCTGATTGTGTACCCGACTGATACGCTGTATGGTCTTGGAGCTGATGCTTTTTCCGATGAGGCCCTGGAAAAGGTGTACGAGGCAAAGAAGCGGGATCTTTCAAAGCCGATATCAATAGCGGTCTCTGATTTCGAAATGCTTGCTGCGGTGTCGCATACCACTCCCTTTGCCGAGGAATTTATCGAACGATTCCTGCCCGGGCCGGTGACCGTGATTGTGCCGGTACGAAAGATGCTGCCCGAAATCCTGAGTGGGGGAACAGGGATGATCGGGATCCGGATCCCTGCCCACGGTGTTGCCCTCCAGATTATTGAGAAATTTGATGCGCCCATCACCGCGACAAGTGCCAACCTCTCCGGGGGAAAAGATCCGCAGACTCCCGAGGAATGTACCGTACCCCGGGATCTTTTCGTTGATGGAGGGAGACTTGCCGGGAAGCCCAGTACTGTCGTTGATCTGACCAAAAAAGAGATTGTCAGGCGCGGTGCCGAGGCGGATGCTATAGAGGCATTTCTGCGATCCGGCTGA
- a CDS encoding protein kinase domain-containing protein — translation MIQKRIDPIKTCIPAWILIISAAVLLIIASFVPPAAGAEYVVAPSGGSFTSIQNAVTWASPLDTIVVKSGTYPGTVKIDKRITLIGMDTGGGAPVIDPGRKGTAVEIDADNCSVQGFVIRNSAEASGILVASNGNTISNNTLTGNAVGIQLSSTNSNWVTGNTITANSRAGIVLKDAQGNLIYGNRLTNNAIGISIDELSGANTIYLNSFSNTVNVVSRGSGQQWESPSSLTYTYMGRSFTRQLGNYWSDYRGTGDQNSDGVGDASYIIRSESARISGNAGSGNEIDPAPLMDPIDYYLQISSAASGTGTITPPSSPSVTAPATGQVSIPEESTSLPGSHPGRDLVTLVIIIILIGIVGVGGMLFIRSRSQHKGQVLSAPVNIDDTPSRQVHASHHVDESLVYSKPPLDTGPMETVPALETEVITASRESALPSAGSKFYFPPELESRYSDIRHIGRGGVAQVFAAHRKSDNLLVAVKIPISFDEVTGKCFLNEIAAWQTLRHKNIVEVLEVNILPVPYVEMEYVPGSLESVEKPLPVWKAVHLVHGIADGLAYAHTHGIIHRDIKPHNILVTSDFVPKITDWGMSKVIATTMDKSNVAGFSLSYAAPEQVSPAEFGRTDIRTDIYQLGALFYELVTGSIPFGGDSIVEVGNAIVRDDPLPPTEYNPDAEVVEKIILKCLAKNPADRYQSADELLNALSRYLDEDDE, via the coding sequence ATGATCCAGAAAAGAATTGACCCCATTAAGACCTGCATCCCGGCATGGATCCTTATTATCAGCGCAGCGGTATTGCTTATTATCGCATCTTTTGTCCCTCCAGCTGCAGGAGCGGAATACGTGGTTGCACCATCCGGAGGCAGCTTTACCAGTATCCAGAATGCAGTGACATGGGCGTCGCCTCTCGATACCATTGTGGTGAAGAGCGGGACCTACCCGGGGACAGTCAAAATCGATAAAAGGATCACGCTGATTGGGATGGATACCGGTGGAGGAGCGCCGGTTATAGATCCCGGAAGGAAAGGAACCGCTGTTGAGATCGATGCTGACAATTGTTCCGTTCAGGGTTTTGTTATCCGGAACAGTGCGGAGGCGAGCGGGATTCTAGTTGCCTCGAACGGGAATACGATCTCCAACAACACTCTTACCGGTAATGCAGTAGGGATCCAGCTCTCTTCTACAAATAGCAACTGGGTGACCGGAAATACGATAACTGCCAACAGCCGGGCGGGCATTGTGCTCAAGGATGCCCAGGGTAACCTGATCTATGGGAACCGGCTGACAAACAATGCTATCGGGATATCCATTGATGAGCTCTCCGGTGCTAACACGATCTACCTTAACTCCTTTTCCAATACGGTAAATGTTGTGTCCCGGGGCAGCGGCCAGCAGTGGGAATCGCCGTCAAGTCTGACCTATACGTATATGGGACGATCGTTTACCCGGCAACTGGGAAATTACTGGAGTGATTACCGGGGGACCGGAGATCAGAACTCTGATGGGGTAGGTGATGCATCGTATATCATACGTTCTGAATCTGCCCGGATTTCTGGAAATGCCGGCTCTGGCAACGAAATCGATCCGGCTCCCCTCATGGATCCTATTGATTATTATCTGCAGATCAGTTCGGCGGCATCCGGGACAGGGACGATTACCCCGCCATCATCCCCCTCAGTAACTGCACCTGCCACCGGACAAGTATCAATTCCCGAGGAGAGTACTTCTCTGCCTGGGAGCCACCCCGGCAGGGATCTCGTAACTCTGGTCATAATTATAATCCTGATCGGTATTGTTGGAGTTGGGGGGATGCTCTTCATCCGGTCCCGTTCACAGCATAAAGGTCAGGTACTCTCTGCCCCGGTAAATATCGACGATACTCCGTCTCGTCAGGTTCACGCATCACACCACGTTGACGAATCCTTAGTATATAGTAAGCCCCCTCTCGACACCGGCCCTATGGAGACCGTTCCTGCCCTTGAGACCGAAGTGATCACTGCCTCTCGGGAATCAGCTCTGCCCTCAGCAGGATCGAAGTTTTACTTCCCGCCGGAACTTGAGAGCAGGTATAGTGACATCCGGCATATCGGCCGGGGGGGCGTGGCGCAGGTCTTTGCCGCGCATCGAAAATCCGATAACCTTCTCGTAGCAGTCAAGATACCGATCAGCTTTGATGAAGTGACCGGTAAATGTTTCCTTAACGAGATTGCTGCATGGCAGACACTCCGTCACAAAAATATTGTCGAAGTGCTGGAGGTTAACATCCTCCCGGTTCCCTATGTGGAAATGGAATATGTGCCCGGTTCCCTGGAGTCCGTGGAAAAACCCCTTCCGGTCTGGAAGGCGGTTCATCTGGTGCACGGGATAGCAGACGGTCTGGCATACGCCCATACCCACGGAATCATTCATCGTGACATCAAGCCGCACAACATCCTTGTAACCAGCGATTTTGTTCCCAAGATCACTGACTGGGGCATGAGTAAAGTCATCGCAACTACCATGGACAAATCCAATGTTGCCGGTTTCTCTCTTTCGTACGCTGCACCTGAACAGGTCTCCCCGGCCGAGTTTGGCAGAACTGATATCCGTACCGATATATACCAACTGGGGGCGCTCTTTTACGAGCTGGTCACGGGGTCCATCCCCTTTGGCGGGGACAGCATTGTTGAAGTTGGAAACGCTATTGTTCGGGATGATCCCCTCCCTCCCACCGAGTACAATCCCGATGCGGAAGTCGTGGAAAAAATTATCCTTAAATGTCTTGCAAAAAATCCTGCGGACCGGTACCAGTCCGCTGACGAATTGCTTAATGCTCTTTCCCGTTATCTTGATGAGGACGATGAATAA